The Gimesia chilikensis genome contains the following window.
AAAATATCTCTTTTTTATTGAGACGGGAACACCTTTTAATCTCCGTTTTGATTGACTATGCTGGCTGATCAATGTGGTAAGTTAAAACTATTTAAAGCTTTCTGTAGAGTGTCTGATTCATGCGTAAACCTCTGGTCGTGCTGAATGTTGTTGGGTTGACCCATGAAATGCTGGGAGAACGAACGCCCAACTTGTCTCGCCTCGCCAGGCAAGGGTTTTCGCGTCCCATGGGCACCGTATTACCTGCGGTAACCTGTTCTGCACAATCGACCCTGTTGACCGGCCTGATGCCGCGCGATCATGGCATCGTGGCGAATGGCTGGTATTTCCGCGATCTGGCCGAGGTCATGTTCTGGAAACAGTCGAATAAACTCGTTCAGGGGGAACGGGTCTACGAAGCAGCTAAAAAACGAGCCCCCGATTACACCACAGCAAAAATGTTTTGGTGGTATAACATGTATGCCCCGGTGGAGTGGTCGGTTACGCCGCGCCCCAGTTATCCTGCGGATGGCAGAAAGGTATTCGACTCCTACAGCCAGCCCGCGTCACTCAAGGATGAACTGCAGTCAGATCTGGGTGTTTTTCCCTTACTCCGCTTCTGGGGCCCCGGTGCGGATATCTCCAGTTCCCGCTGGATTGTAGATGCCTCCATCAAAGTGTTTCGGGAGAAGCAACCAGACCTGAACCTGGTTTACCTGCCTCACCTGGACTACAACCTGCAGCGTCTGGGTGTATCAGATCCCGCCATCGATCAGGATATCCGTGACATCGATCACGAAGCGGGACGTCTGATCGACGTCGCTCAAAACGCAGGCGCTGAAGTAGTGGTGCTTTCCGAATATGCCATCACGGATGTTGCTCAGCCGGTGCACATCAACCGCATTTTAAGGGAACACGGCTGGCTTCAGGTCAGACAGGAAGCCCTGGGGTGGGAAACCATGGACTGTGGTGCCTCACCTGCGTTTGCCGTCGCCGATCATCAACTGGCACACGTTTATGTGCAAAAGCCTGAGGATGTAGCACAAGTCAAAGCACTACTCGAAAAAATCGACGGCATCGAGATGGTCCTCGATCGAGGACAACAGGCCGAATTTGGAATCGACCATGAACGTTCGGGTGAACTGGTCGTCGTGGCGGCTCCCGGCAGTTGGTTCACTTACTATTTCTGGCTGGATGATCGGCTCGCCCCTGATTATGCACGGACCGTCGATATTCATCGCAAACCGGGTTACGATCCTGTGGAACTGTTTATCGATCCGGAAATCAAATTCCCCAAACTTCGCCTGGCGCGTCGTCTCGCCAGGAAGAAACTGGGGTTTCGCTACTACATGGATCTGACCAGTCTGGATGCAACGTTGGTAAAGGGGAGTCACGGTCGCCTGCCGACACCGGGACGGGAAGACGCGGAAGCGCCTGTCTTTATCAGCTCTTCCAAGGCCATCGAGCAGGACGAAATCCCCATGACCGCGGTCAAAGATCTGCTGCTCAAGCTCCAGTTCGGGGATTAACTCAGCAACAAAAGGCGACTTGCTTCCTCTTTTCACAGGGGCAAGACGGCTCTGCATAAGTCACCTGCGAAAAC
Protein-coding sequences here:
- a CDS encoding alkaline phosphatase family protein, translating into MRKPLVVLNVVGLTHEMLGERTPNLSRLARQGFSRPMGTVLPAVTCSAQSTLLTGLMPRDHGIVANGWYFRDLAEVMFWKQSNKLVQGERVYEAAKKRAPDYTTAKMFWWYNMYAPVEWSVTPRPSYPADGRKVFDSYSQPASLKDELQSDLGVFPLLRFWGPGADISSSRWIVDASIKVFREKQPDLNLVYLPHLDYNLQRLGVSDPAIDQDIRDIDHEAGRLIDVAQNAGAEVVVLSEYAITDVAQPVHINRILREHGWLQVRQEALGWETMDCGASPAFAVADHQLAHVYVQKPEDVAQVKALLEKIDGIEMVLDRGQQAEFGIDHERSGELVVVAAPGSWFTYYFWLDDRLAPDYARTVDIHRKPGYDPVELFIDPEIKFPKLRLARRLARKKLGFRYYMDLTSLDATLVKGSHGRLPTPGREDAEAPVFISSSKAIEQDEIPMTAVKDLLLKLQFGD